TCCCTTTCTGTATATAAACTtaattgatattataaaaattatgagaaaattacgCCGCGttacctttttaaaaaatttgtaacaatacattttaattttttgttgttgtaaaaatatatatttttttaaatttttttaataaaaatatgccaTTTAATTATAATCTATTAATGATCTACCGATAATctatcatttttataaaataaaataaaatatatttttacaaacatttaattaagaaatacttttgtaaaaaaatccaatagttaatttaattatatccaGATATGTACTTACAAGGACTACTTGAtatcaatattaaattcaaatctGTCCTGTCTAcatatttaagaatttattgTCTAATTAAATGTTCAAATTACATACTCTCTGTCcctctttttataataaaaggtatgcttgtgaaaaatttataacCTACCACTTAACAATTTGTAATTCAatatttatactatttgagGTATGATTCGTTGGTTATTTTTTTATCCTTGTCCTAAATTGATTATTAATTATAGAGCAAAGTACTTTAAAACTCCTTACATTTttatagagcaaattacttaaAGACATTTGAGGTATATCaaaattaacagtttgatacttcttattttaaaagtttacttaatggtccctcagttttaattccattaactgagagatccttctgttaatttgagggaTCAAATCGTTTAACAGATTAAAACTCGGGTactaaatcatttaaaagtgagggaccaaatcattcacaaaattaaaggtggagtaccaaattgtttgaaaataagtGTTGAAATTAACGGAAGGACCTAAtagttaacaaaattaaaactgagggaccattaaatagacttttgaaacaagggtaccaaactgttaattatggtatactTCTGGAATCTTAgcgtaattttctcttttttataattcatattttGGACCCTCTTGTTTgtaaatcaaacgatttggtccctcaattTTTATTCTGTCAATAATTTAGTCCCTTTGTCTATTTTTGGTGCTAGTCGACCAAGTCAAAGGACTTAgagtaaattaatttcaaacttgagggaccaaatcgtagaaaaaaacaaaagtggAGGATTATATCgtttctttaaaattaatattttttcatttagtTATTTGACTCGGTTGACTAACACCGAAAATAGAcggaaggactaaatcgttgacggaaacaaaagtgagggaacaaatcgtttaattttcaaataagagtgACCAAAGTGTGAATTATAACAAATATGAGGGGCttcagagtaatttgctctaaattaGATTATATATACACCCTTCAAAAGGCCTTGGGCTTTTGCTTTTCGGACTGAACCCATTAGGTTCGCTTGTTGTTATACTCGAACAACGGAAATCTAACGCCCGGTCGTAATAGTAATATATAAATACAGAACAAAAATGCCCTCCAAATCTTAAATAGTTGCAAAAATAAACTTTGGATCTAATTTATCACTAACAATTCCCAGGTATCATCTTTTGCTCTTTTATGTGTTTGTCTCTGTGTTTTGCGTAGTATTAAGTTATCGTTTCTAGATGGGTATTAATGATTTGACGGTGTTTTTTGTTTGTGGGTATTGAATTAGAGAATGGAAACAGGCGAATTTGAATATTTGTTCAAGTTATTACTCATTGGGGATTCAGGCGTAGGCAAAAGTAGTTTGCTTTTGAGTTTCACTTCCGACACTTTTGATGATCTCTCTCCGACCATTGGTAACTAACTAATTCTTGGTTTTTTgtccttttatttaattagattaacaCAATTTGTTTTTGTGAATCTTCACTTATGCGAATTAGGATTTTGTCAATCCATTTGTTGATTTTGTAATGCTATTGATTTGTGGAGGAGAGCTAGGTAGCACGGGCACCGACACGATGAAACAAccttattttaaggttttctatgttaaaattgaagtttcatATCCCAAATGTTTCTGAATCGGGAACGTTGACTAagtgaagtgtccgtgctacccaGGAGTAGAatctttttcttattgtttgtGGGATTGGTTTTTTATAAAGCACTTCAATTTTTTAGGTGTGGATTTTAAGGTACAGTATGCTACTATAGGTGGGAAAAAATTGAAGCTTGCTATCTGGGACACAggtggtttaatttttttttcttttcataataTGATGtctgttttgaaatatttcGTTATCGTTGATTGTACGCGTGGTTATTAACtgtaattcttttttaatttggaaGCTGGACAGGAGAGATTTAGGACACTTACTAGTTCTTATTATAGAGGAGCTCAAGGGATTATAATGGGTATGTACTTAGTTTCGCatatatttcttcttcttcttcatattgGTACCTTGTCATTGTTCAACACTTACTTATGTATGATGCTATTGTATTATTGAAGAAATAACGATGCAATATGTCATGATCCATGTTGAAGTGGCAAAATctgcattaattttttttaaagcttATCTGCACTTGGATGTGGAGACAACGTTTATTGCATAAGCTGAATCTCTTACACCCCAGTGTTTTTCTTCCTCTCAAGTATAGTGCATCTTTTTGTAGGCTAAGTGATTTATGGCACTGTGCTTGTGCTTTGATGTTATagctttaaaataatattacaaaGTTTTGGCAGTAATTGGTAGGTTGTTATTATGTGTATCTCATGTTTGACCGACTTCAAGGTTGTTGTTTTTGGCACAGTGTATGATGTAACAAGACGAGATACGTTTACTAATCTATCTGATATATGGGCAAAAGAAATTGATCTGTATTCCACGAATCAAGATTGCATTAAAATGCTTGTTGGAAACAAAGTTGACAAGGTACGTTGCTGCAAAAGCAAAGAAATTCACATAAACTTCTTCTCTCTTGTTTAGGATGCAATGAGAATATACTACTATTTTTAATGCCATTTTTTTGCCTAAATAGGTACATCAATGCCTTTCAGCATTTATCTTTAGTTTCTATTGCGTTCTTTGCTGTTTTGTGTCTCACAATCTTGTTAGTGGATTTAACATATCCAAACATATGTTTTGCAGGAAAGTGAAATGGTTGTCACTAAAAAAGAGGGAATTGACTTTGCAAGACAATATGGATGCCTTTTTATTGAATGTAGTGCAAAAACTCGAGCCAATGTGGAGCAATGCTTTGAGGAGCTTGTTTTAAAGGTATTCGAAATTTAGCATTTTCATAGTATCAGTAAACTTTCTTTtctgtttaaattttttgcttttgaAGTTATAACTCGCAGGAAACAAATCATGGCAATTATGAGTAGTTTGCACTGACAGTCTCAACTTTCTTCTCTCTCCATCATAGTGTTTTTTATTTACTATGTAACGATGAAATGCGTTAACTTTAAGTAATTTATCTCCATTTCTGTCATTTTTAGACGATGTGACAATGAACTAGACGCCTATATAGACTAAAAAGAACTATATTTTTTATCCTCGTAAAGTATGTCATGTATCAAGATCACGTGACGCAACATCACTTGCCATTTATTGTATGAAATACCAGATTCATCTTTTGCAGACTTTGttcctattttaaaattcataaatataaCGAGACTGGTGACAATGATTATGTATTAATATGCAGATTTTAGAATCACCGAGTCTTGTATGCGAAGGCGCAAATGGTGTGAAAAAGAACATCTTCAAACAGAAGCCTCCACAGGATGTTGCAACTAGCAGTTGCTGCTAATGACGATGCTGTAACTTCATTCTTTTACAGCTCTCTTCACTGACATAGCCTTCCGGTCTTCGACTATTCTTTCCATTATACTGTAAATTAATTACAAATCGATAACCGTTTGATGTCATTTTGTCGTCTCCCTTGGccaaattatgtattttttttatgccATGGCCATGAATTTCCCATATTCCTTACTGTTCTAAACGTTACCTGTGAAAGACCATTAATTTCAGGACATGGTTCCTTTTTTCTGGTGTTATTTTTTCAGTACATGATAGCTATTGGCGCAACTTGTTTTTCCAGCACTGTAATGCATAACTTAAAACTAATGAAGACCAATGGAATAAGAATTTAATTCATTCCACCTCAAATCTAAAATTGGAATACAAGATTGAGCTATTGTGAATGGACCaacaaattcaattttaattatatcacaAACTGCAAAAGAAAACACCAACTCTACAAATTAATTATGTTGAATTAAGATTTTAATCAAAAGTTAGTTGGGGAAATGTATTTGTTGCGGGAAATCTGACTTAGTAATCATATTTGTAGTTTTTTCCTCCGTTTAAATAGCTATAAACAGGTTCTTAAGTTTGGGTTCCATATTATCTCCAAGTCTCTTCTGTATGTAGGAAAAACATATGATATCTGAATGGTTGCATATATGTAGGACTGCAATTTTGAAATGCGATTATAGCAATTCAAGTACAAAAGGAAACATAACAAGGAATATTTGAATGTCTTGTTTTTGGACATTTAGTGAAGCAGGCCGGCAACACAGTGACAAACGATGAGTCTTGTCTCTAACTATTAAGTAATAAATTGTGGGTTTGTTTGTTGCTGTTGTTGATagagaacaaatataaaaatggaAGGATCAACAACAGGAGAAGTTAGGCGGGTTCATATCATATACTTCCTCAGCATTATGGGTCACATGGAGCAACCGCATCTCATTCGGGTTCATCATCTCAATCGCACCGGAGTCTATCTGAGAGGTATAAATTTTTCATAGTAAAATGTTGATAGATGAATGCTAATTGTTGGATCAAACAGATATGAAAAGATGGATGGCCGAGTTGCGAGGAAAACAAATGCCTGCATCATTTGCTTGGTCTTACAAGAGGTTATTCTAGTTTGTAATTTGTAGTatgttataataataataataataagtctATTTAGTTCTTAGTTTTTGGGATTCATGCAGGAGATACAAGAGTGGTTATGTGTGGCAAGATTTGATGGATGATGATCTCATTACCCCAATTTCTGATAATGAATATGTCCTCAAAGGATCACAAATTTCTTCTTATGGGGAAATCACAGAAAATGTTAAGGTTGGGGAAGAGAATCAAGTGAAAAGTTCAAGCCAAACATCCCCAAAAGCTAGCACAAAAATGTCACCTCTATTTAGTTCAGAAGGAGATGACAAGAAGAAGAGCAAAAGCTACTCAAAGATGGTGCGAAACCTCGTTACTTGTGGGGCTGTCGATACTAATGATAATGCTTTGCTTGCGTTTAACAAATCTACGACTCAACACAATGCTCGGTAACATCATTGATCTCTAAATAactatacatatatatgtatgttcatgtaactaaattatatatttctgatgcttaaactataaatatattagcAGGCCGCGTTTTGATCAACGCAACACCAAACTTAATAATCCCACATGCTCGTAAGTGCATTTTTCTTTAGCATTCAACATCATTATGTAGTCTATTGCCTAAGAGTTGGAATATATAGTAAGATGAATTATTAAATAGTTTGTCCGGTTGATATGGAAATTATGCAGGCAATGCGGCAAGCGGTTCAAACCAGAGAAACTGCACATGCACATGCAGTCCTGCAAGGGAATGAAAGCTTCTGCAAAGAAAAAAACTCATTCAATGAATCAGCTCATATCTATATCATGAACAACTATACAACTACATTTTTCAATGAACAGCTTCAAAACAGTGCCTGCACAACAATAGATCGGCAACTTCAGCTTATATCCCAAATTTGTATATTGTGAATGAGAGAAAGCTGCTGCAAAtcaaatttgtatattgttaaTGAGAGAACTGCAAATCAAATTTAGTTTGCTAAAACCAACCTATGTCTTTATctatatacaaaaataataatgggTTATATCTAATTTGATCACCTAATTTAaagttatatatttatttactaattaattacaaatttataCTATTCATTTGATTATCAAAAGGTGGAATATAATTATAAGTATGAACTCTATATAATAAActaaacaaataattataattataaattaagtactatttaatgtataaattatgCTGATAGTCAATATTAATGTGGAACTACTATTGCattgtttataaaatttcagaatttaattactaattagGCCAACATgtcatatatttttctttaacagagatagataaaaacaaaatacaaagcAAGAAGAAAAACCAAAAGAACAGCAACAAAAGTTAATGTTCTCTCATACAACGTTTGATAATTAGTAATTAAATATGATACAGTTGAAATAAGGAAAAggttatttttatttgagaattaTTCTAAAATTAACTACTTACTTTATTCTTAGTAATTTAAGATTCATTAAGTTTATGATTTCTTACGGATACTTGCCGTTGCAACTGCTTACTTTTTTTGGTGATACTTTATTTTTGGTGACGAAGAGTGTCTTTTTACGGATACTTAAGATTCATTAAGTTTTGATACTTTATTTTTGGAGACGAAGAGCGTCTTTTTACGGATATTTGCCGTTGCAACACCCTGCACCAAAAAAGACACTCTTCGtcaccaaaaacaaaaaaatacaatatactCATTATCAAATAAAGGATTAAAAAACactattacaaaaaaattaacgatttttttggtattaatcaatttttgtaattttaaccgAAAAATGATGAttatttttaggcttaattccttaaaaaaccctcaccttacattttttcttcgtttatactatgaccttgtaaaaacaccatttatacccaattttgggtttttatgtttcatcactacccaaaagtattaaattgtactctttttatttggaaaagattttaaacatactttttttattttaaaaaatataaataaatccttaaacttaaaaaataatcaaatacattcaaataattaattaattaattaatttttttaattttataaaataa
This region of Mercurialis annua linkage group LG1-X, ddMerAnnu1.2, whole genome shotgun sequence genomic DNA includes:
- the LOC126679074 gene encoding ras-related protein RABC1, whose product is METGEFEYLFKLLLIGDSGVGKSSLLLSFTSDTFDDLSPTIGVDFKVQYATIGGKKLKLAIWDTAGQERFRTLTSSYYRGAQGIIMVYDVTRRDTFTNLSDIWAKEIDLYSTNQDCIKMLVGNKVDKESEMVVTKKEGIDFARQYGCLFIECSAKTRANVEQCFEELVLKILESPSLVCEGANGVKKNIFKQKPPQDVATSSCC
- the LOC126679052 gene encoding protein SOSEKI 1 isoform X1; the protein is MEGSTTGEVRRVHIIYFLSIMGHMEQPHLIRVHHLNRTGVYLRDMKRWMAELRGKQMPASFAWSYKRRYKSGYVWQDLMDDDLITPISDNEYVLKGSQISSYGEITENVKVGEENQVKSSSQTSPKASTKMSPLFSSEGDDKKKSKSYSKMVRNLVTCGAVDTNDNALLAFNKSTTQHNARRPRFDQRNTKLNNPTCSQCGKRFKPEKLHMHMQSCKGMKASAKKKTHSMNQLISIS
- the LOC126679052 gene encoding protein SOSEKI 1 isoform X3; the encoded protein is MEGSTTGEVRRVHIIYFLSIMGHMEQPHLIRVHHLNRTGVYLRDMKRWMAELRGKQMPASFAWSYKRRYKSGYVWQDLMDDDLITPISDNEYVLKGSQISSYGEITENVKVGEENQVKSSSQTSPKASTKMSPLFSSEGDDKKKSKSYSKMVRNLVTCGAVDTNDNALLAFNKSTTQHNARQCGKRFKPEKLHMHMQSCKGMKASAKKKTHSMNQLISIS
- the LOC126679052 gene encoding protein SOSEKI 1 isoform X2; this encodes MEGSTTGEVRRVHIIYFLSIMGHMEQPHLIRVHHLNRTGVYLRDMKRWMAELRGKQMPASFAWSYKRRYKSGYVWQDLMDDDLITPISDNEYVLKGSQISSYGEITENVKVGEENQVKSSSQTSPKASTKMSPLFSSEGDDKKKSKSYSKMVRNLVTCGAVDTNDNALLAFNKSTTQHNARPRFDQRNTKLNNPTCSQCGKRFKPEKLHMHMQSCKGMKASAKKKTHSMNQLISIS